A single uncultured Methanolobus sp. DNA region contains:
- a CDS encoding transposase, which produces MQSKLRTYGIIPNENICFPIGTILAVNQLYDILDFPTIFGKHKKNGIDINNLLKALVSYKLTDNFSISKAHEWINRDEVLEIFDLEEFSERTLYRVLETLGNNRETIISDIQDRLFARYDFEHTNINMDWTSIVLHGEKAPLGKYGYSRDHRPDKKQITLGIVELADPINVPIGITVEQGNLHDQKHFRKTYDQVNQRLKQGSLVVFDKGAHSIGNTALIRADDMQYLTARKLNKSDDKLIANFWNHSLEIVNPEDGIYGLKIVKPSSVNYFYFSEKLQKEQLKSRSRKIMRQIEEAKEIQDSIDKNKKLPKKFRINNVLIDVVYSLQTKLMDLDEREAIKRLEEHLITGREGFFCLKSSKNLTLRQALQTYRKKDSIEKIINSLKNEIEIKPLRVWSDASVYGAVIIGFITQLFISLMRYEFNELKHKSTKFIKKSLLNLTVTVDFMKDRSKKYIYANFDAINTLFLRQKWVKS; this is translated from the coding sequence ATGCAATCAAAACTAAGAACATACGGCATTATTCCTAATGAGAATATATGCTTTCCCATCGGAACCATACTGGCTGTAAACCAACTTTACGATATCCTTGATTTCCCTACTATTTTTGGCAAACACAAAAAGAATGGTATTGACATCAATAATCTGCTGAAAGCTCTTGTGAGCTACAAGCTCACAGATAATTTCAGCATAAGTAAAGCTCACGAATGGATCAATCGTGATGAAGTGCTTGAGATCTTTGACCTTGAAGAATTCAGTGAAAGAACTCTGTACAGGGTTCTCGAAACCCTGGGAAATAATCGTGAAACGATTATTTCCGATATTCAGGACAGACTGTTTGCTCGATATGATTTTGAGCATACTAACATCAATATGGACTGGACGAGCATTGTTCTACATGGTGAAAAAGCTCCACTTGGGAAGTATGGTTACAGCAGAGATCATCGACCAGATAAGAAACAGATAACATTAGGCATCGTAGAACTTGCTGACCCTATAAATGTGCCAATTGGCATTACTGTAGAACAAGGTAATCTACACGACCAAAAACACTTCAGGAAAACGTATGATCAAGTCAACCAAAGACTGAAGCAGGGATCTCTTGTTGTTTTTGATAAAGGAGCTCATAGCATAGGGAATACTGCCCTGATAAGGGCAGATGATATGCAGTATCTTACTGCAAGGAAACTCAATAAGAGTGATGATAAGCTAATAGCGAACTTCTGGAATCATTCTCTTGAGATCGTTAATCCTGAAGATGGTATCTATGGTCTGAAAATCGTCAAGCCAAGTAGTGTCAACTACTTCTACTTCTCTGAAAAGCTCCAGAAGGAGCAACTCAAATCAAGATCCAGGAAGATCATGAGGCAGATAGAGGAAGCAAAAGAGATACAGGACTCTATTGACAAGAACAAAAAGCTGCCTAAGAAGTTCAGGATCAATAATGTCCTTATTGATGTCGTTTATTCCTTACAGACAAAACTAATGGATCTTGATGAGCGAGAAGCTATCAAACGTCTCGAAGAACATCTAATAACAGGCAGAGAGGGATTTTTCTGCCTGAAATCAAGTAAGAATTTGACACTAAGACAAGCTCTACAGACATATCGAAAAAAGGATTCAATTGAAAAAATCATCAATTCCCTGAAGAACGAAATCGAGATCAAGCCGTTAAGAGTGTGGTCTGATGCTAGCGTTTATGGTGCTGTAATTATCGGATTCATTACACAATTGTTCATATCGCTGATGCGATATGAGTTCAATGAACTCAAGCATAAGTCCACGAAATTCATCAAAAAAAGCTTATTGAATTTGACAGTAACCGTCGATTTCATGAAAGATAGGTCAAAAAAGTACATTTATGCCAACTTTGATGCCATAAATACACTGTTTTTAAGGCAAAAATGGGTGAAATCGTAG
- a CDS encoding Coenzyme F420 hydrogenase/dehydrogenase, beta subunit C-terminal domain, with product MPIDPICKNKVQEDTSYSADYAGKKYNFCSSECKDKYDIVEKRVIRLKKSIAEQEKISFGKLRKEIIKPGICTLCGACSASCDSIVIKDEQPTLVDKCTACGVCYNQCPRTITTEAGLVGKLRNAYCAKSALPEVNGQDGGVVTAMLGYALDAGLIDCAIVTTKSKEEPWKPVPIIAKTYEDILEGSGSIYSHSMTLKPLMEAVKEGMRSIAFVGPSCNIDAVTKMQKSPQGFLHHFMRANILKMGLFCMDTFYYEGIKEFIESRNMNLADVESMKIRKGKFEFQTQDELKVFPLDDFDQYRSSSCKYCTDMAAENADISFGGVGTPQGWTTVLARSSIGYELFNEAVDNGYIESRLLQENEMKNALNLAKMKKIQMYSIHRREKL from the coding sequence ATGCCTATCGATCCTATATGTAAAAATAAAGTGCAGGAAGACACCTCATATTCTGCTGATTATGCAGGAAAAAAATATAATTTCTGCTCGTCTGAATGTAAAGATAAATATGATATTGTCGAAAAAAGAGTCATACGCCTGAAGAAGTCTATAGCTGAACAGGAGAAGATCTCTTTTGGAAAGCTCAGAAAGGAGATCATCAAGCCTGGAATCTGTACTCTTTGCGGAGCATGTTCCGCATCCTGTGATTCAATTGTGATCAAGGATGAACAGCCTACTCTTGTTGACAAGTGTACAGCATGTGGTGTTTGTTACAACCAGTGTCCAAGAACAATAACAACCGAAGCAGGACTTGTTGGCAAGTTGCGTAATGCTTACTGTGCAAAGTCAGCTCTGCCTGAAGTGAATGGACAGGACGGCGGAGTCGTTACAGCTATGCTTGGCTATGCACTGGACGCAGGACTCATTGACTGCGCGATCGTCACAACTAAGTCTAAGGAAGAGCCCTGGAAACCGGTTCCTATTATCGCAAAGACCTACGAGGACATCCTTGAAGGTTCCGGCAGTATTTACAGCCACAGTATGACACTTAAACCTCTGATGGAAGCGGTCAAAGAAGGAATGAGGAGCATTGCTTTTGTCGGACCAAGCTGTAATATCGATGCGGTTACCAAGATGCAGAAAAGTCCACAGGGATTCCTGCATCATTTCATGAGAGCAAATATCCTTAAGATGGGTCTGTTCTGCATGGATACTTTCTACTATGAAGGTATCAAAGAGTTCATAGAAAGCAGAAACATGAATCTTGCTGATGTTGAATCCATGAAGATCCGCAAGGGTAAGTTCGAATTCCAGACACAGGATGAGCTCAAAGTATTCCCGCTTGATGATTTTGACCAGTACAGGAGCAGCTCATGCAAATACTGCACAGATATGGCTGCTGAGAATGCTGATATTTCATTCGGTGGCGTTGGCACACCTCAGGGATGGACAACAGTGCTTGCACGTTCCAGCATCGGGTATGAACTATTCAACGAAGCCGTAGACAATGGATACATCGAATCACGCCTGCTTCAGGAAAATGAGATGAAGAACGCTCTTAACCTGGCAAAGATGAAGAAGATCCAGATGTACTCCATCCACCGCAGAGAGAAATTATAA
- a CDS encoding 4Fe-4S binding protein, whose product MVKTKTNKDLLKEKGFLSQRQDDLFSMRLHAAGGNLTSDYLRAVADAADRYGKGYVHVTSRQGIEIPFVHLDSTEAARNDMDSAGIGPGASGQKIRAVVACQGDRVCKRGLIDCQGICEEIDDLYFAEPVPYKFKIAVTGCPASCLKVQENDFGIMGFCEPVFVDENCVMCRACEKACGSSAITIENGSLYLDMDKCVSCGSCIRVCRKDAIQKKEQGFIIFVGGKVGKKPRMGDMLLRTPDLSVVFDILERSVNYYRENALEGERLGDVIDRVGLDEFRETIKYS is encoded by the coding sequence ATGGTAAAAACCAAAACAAACAAAGACCTGCTTAAGGAGAAAGGTTTTCTTTCCCAGAGGCAGGATGATCTCTTTTCAATGCGCCTGCACGCAGCAGGTGGAAATCTGACATCCGACTACCTCAGGGCAGTTGCAGATGCAGCAGACCGTTATGGCAAAGGCTATGTTCACGTAACCTCACGTCAGGGAATTGAAATTCCATTCGTTCATCTGGACAGTACTGAAGCCGCCAGAAATGATATGGATTCCGCAGGCATCGGTCCCGGAGCCTCAGGACAGAAGATACGTGCAGTAGTCGCCTGTCAGGGAGACAGAGTATGCAAACGTGGACTCATCGACTGTCAGGGAATTTGCGAAGAAATAGATGACCTTTATTTCGCAGAACCTGTGCCCTACAAATTTAAGATCGCAGTTACAGGTTGTCCTGCTTCATGTCTTAAAGTTCAGGAGAATGACTTCGGTATCATGGGATTCTGTGAACCGGTCTTTGTAGACGAGAACTGCGTAATGTGCAGGGCATGTGAGAAAGCATGCGGCTCATCTGCCATCACTATTGAGAACGGCAGTCTCTATCTTGATATGGATAAATGCGTGTCCTGCGGTTCATGTATCAGGGTGTGCAGAAAGGATGCCATTCAGAAAAAGGAACAGGGCTTCATAATATTTGTCGGTGGCAAAGTAGGTAAAAAGCCTCGCATGGGTGACATGCTGCTAAGAACACCAGACCTGTCAGTTGTATTTGATATACTTGAAAGATCAGTGAATTACTATCGTGAGAATGCTCTGGAAGGGGAAAGACTTGGTGATGTGATCGATCGTGTAGGTCTTGATGAGTTCAGGGAAACAATAAAGTATTCCTGA
- a CDS encoding radical SAM protein — protein MNAETKAQLISVGSVNMDPSLIHWLTIPTAGPGAGNIAFFFNSEGHRVRLAVKKDSPLQAEMEGEELVIRKDGVEVARGSIEEELIHCPDQAFITMCEKCIYDCKFCPVPKLNGKVKSMDQMLKMIEEANGTGRMKAISITSGVEISADDEVERAEKLIRRLRAKYKVPIGVSVYPTEDSTGRLKFAGATELKYNVETMDRKLHAELCPDQDLEYLLNALREGVKVFGKNKVCSNVIIGLGETDESARKGIEELVSIGVVPILRAAARHPLREGEVTIERPTAERLLNLNRFLKEKLDEAGLRADTFETMCLPCTGCDINPHIDLEENV, from the coding sequence ATGAACGCAGAAACCAAAGCTCAACTCATCTCAGTGGGTTCCGTTAATATGGATCCCTCACTCATCCACTGGTTAACCATTCCAACAGCCGGCCCCGGAGCCGGAAATATTGCTTTCTTTTTCAACTCAGAAGGACACCGTGTCCGTCTTGCTGTGAAAAAAGATTCTCCACTTCAGGCTGAAATGGAAGGAGAGGAACTTGTAATCAGAAAGGATGGTGTTGAGGTCGCCAGAGGCAGTATTGAGGAAGAGCTTATCCACTGTCCTGACCAGGCGTTCATAACCATGTGCGAGAAGTGTATCTATGACTGTAAGTTCTGTCCTGTTCCCAAACTCAACGGCAAGGTCAAGAGCATGGACCAGATGCTTAAGATGATAGAAGAAGCCAACGGGACCGGCAGGATGAAAGCTATTTCTATTACATCCGGTGTGGAAATCTCAGCCGATGATGAGGTTGAAAGAGCTGAAAAACTAATCCGCAGGCTCAGGGCAAAGTACAAAGTCCCGATCGGAGTTTCAGTCTATCCAACAGAAGATTCAACCGGCAGACTAAAATTTGCAGGTGCTACCGAGCTAAAATATAATGTTGAGACAATGGACAGAAAGCTCCACGCAGAATTATGTCCGGATCAGGATCTTGAATACCTGCTTAATGCTCTCAGGGAGGGAGTGAAGGTATTTGGAAAGAACAAGGTCTGTTCCAATGTCATAATCGGTCTTGGAGAGACGGATGAATCCGCAAGGAAGGGAATTGAAGAACTCGTTTCTATTGGCGTTGTTCCAATTCTCAGGGCAGCCGCAAGACATCCTCTGCGTGAGGGCGAGGTCACAATAGAAAGACCAACTGCAGAAAGGTTACTAAATCTCAACCGTTTTCTGAAGGAAAAACTGGATGAAGCAGGTCTGCGTGCAGATACTTTTGAGACAATGTGCCTGCCGTGTACAGGATGCGACATCAATCCTCATATTGATCTTGAGGAAAATGTATAG
- a CDS encoding heavy metal translocating P-type ATPase gives MKATIKVYGMMCMHCHKSVTDAISALEGVNSVDVSLGDESASVDFNPDTIGLEEIKQAITAAGYEVGEDVCTIPVADEEAVCPIVIDDEEPQESNTEPGSVKEVAFKVSGMQCSACSQNVERTLKKLSGVTSASVNLPMERASVSYDPALVSLEDMEKAVDGIGYHVVKDRVVLEVGGMKCAACSQNVEKVLKRLKGVSSANVNITTARAQVEYNSSLVSVDEMRKAIEGIGYTASLPADRHEAEDRERKEREKEIRSQRNNLLISIAVLIPIMLGNMSNMFPAYFGFVPDFFSDRNLLFLLATIVMVFPGRQFFVGTYKGLKHGVTDMNLLIATGTGAAYVISIAATYLNLGPGYEHVYYDTAVMLITFITLGRYLEARAKGRTSESIKKLIGLQAKTARIIVAGQEKEIPVEDVQVDDIVFVRPGEKIPVDGVVIEGSSAIDESMITGESIPVEKNVEDMVIGSTINKSGALKFRATNVGADTALARIIELVENAQNSKAPIQRIADVVAGHFILIVHVIALAAFFFWYFIGYEAFDAAVNSGIESPFLFSLLISITVLVISCPCAVGLATPAAIMVGTGKGAENGILIKGGEALERTLKIDTIVFDKTGTLTKGKPELTDVILTSGHDNDEILAIAASAEKGSEHPLGEAIVKAAEDKKLSLKSVEHFNSIAGHGVEAKIDGSSVLLGTRKLMEDNNIDSSSLNPEMEKLESQGKTAMIVAMDGQAIGLVAVADTLKENSKEAVEKLQKMDIEVVMITGDNRRTADAIASQLGIKRVLSEVLPGDKASEIKKLQDEGRVVAMVGDGINDAPALTQSDIGIAMGAGTDIAMESAQIVLIKNDLRDVLASIRLSRLTMNKIKQNLFWAFGYNSIGIPLAAGLLYPFIGKIVITPELAAAFMAMSSVSVTTNSLLMKRSRIK, from the coding sequence ATGAAAGCTACTATCAAAGTCTATGGCATGATGTGCATGCATTGTCATAAGAGCGTCACTGATGCAATATCAGCTCTTGAAGGAGTGAATTCTGTAGATGTAAGTCTTGGGGATGAAAGTGCATCTGTTGATTTCAATCCTGACACAATCGGTCTTGAAGAGATAAAACAGGCAATTACAGCCGCAGGATATGAAGTTGGCGAAGACGTATGCACAATTCCTGTTGCAGATGAAGAAGCTGTATGTCCGATAGTTATCGACGATGAGGAGCCGCAAGAGAGCAATACGGAGCCAGGTTCTGTAAAGGAAGTCGCATTCAAGGTATCAGGAATGCAATGTTCTGCGTGTTCGCAGAATGTTGAAAGAACTTTGAAGAAGCTAAGTGGTGTGACATCGGCTTCAGTGAATCTGCCAATGGAAAGAGCATCTGTCAGCTACGACCCTGCACTTGTCAGTCTTGAAGATATGGAAAAAGCCGTAGATGGAATTGGTTATCATGTTGTCAAAGACAGAGTGGTGCTTGAAGTTGGAGGCATGAAATGCGCTGCTTGTTCCCAGAATGTTGAGAAAGTACTCAAACGACTCAAAGGTGTCAGTTCCGCAAATGTGAACATCACAACCGCAAGGGCGCAGGTCGAATACAATTCATCACTTGTCTCAGTTGATGAGATGAGAAAAGCCATTGAAGGCATAGGATACACCGCCTCTTTGCCGGCTGACCGGCATGAAGCTGAAGACAGGGAACGAAAAGAAAGAGAAAAAGAGATACGCAGCCAGAGAAACAACCTGCTGATATCTATTGCAGTTCTTATTCCCATCATGCTTGGAAACATGAGCAACATGTTCCCCGCATACTTCGGATTTGTACCTGATTTCTTTTCAGACAGAAATCTGCTGTTCCTTCTGGCAACCATCGTAATGGTCTTCCCCGGAAGACAGTTCTTTGTCGGTACATACAAAGGACTGAAACACGGCGTCACCGACATGAACCTGCTCATTGCAACCGGAACAGGTGCTGCTTATGTTATCAGTATCGCAGCCACATACCTGAACCTCGGCCCCGGTTACGAGCATGTGTACTACGACACTGCTGTGATGCTTATCACTTTCATAACCCTTGGCAGATACCTTGAGGCAAGGGCAAAGGGAAGGACATCCGAATCAATCAAGAAGCTCATTGGTCTTCAGGCAAAGACCGCACGCATCATCGTTGCAGGTCAGGAAAAAGAGATCCCGGTTGAGGATGTTCAGGTTGATGACATCGTTTTTGTAAGACCCGGAGAGAAGATCCCGGTTGATGGCGTTGTTATCGAAGGTTCTTCTGCAATTGATGAATCCATGATAACAGGTGAGAGCATACCTGTTGAGAAAAACGTAGAGGACATGGTAATCGGCTCCACCATCAACAAGTCCGGAGCACTCAAATTCAGGGCAACCAATGTCGGTGCTGATACCGCCCTTGCAAGAATTATCGAACTTGTGGAGAATGCACAGAATTCTAAAGCACCGATACAGCGCATTGCCGATGTTGTCGCAGGTCACTTCATTCTTATAGTTCACGTAATAGCGCTTGCAGCATTCTTCTTCTGGTACTTCATTGGATACGAAGCATTCGATGCTGCTGTTAATTCAGGAATTGAAAGTCCATTCCTGTTCTCATTACTCATATCGATCACAGTTCTTGTAATCTCATGCCCATGTGCCGTTGGACTCGCAACACCTGCCGCTATCATGGTTGGAACTGGAAAGGGTGCCGAGAATGGAATCCTTATCAAAGGCGGAGAAGCACTTGAAAGAACACTTAAGATAGACACTATTGTGTTCGACAAGACCGGCACGCTCACTAAAGGCAAACCGGAACTTACAGATGTTATACTTACTTCAGGACATGACAATGATGAAATACTTGCAATTGCAGCAAGTGCCGAGAAAGGCTCCGAGCACCCTCTTGGAGAAGCAATTGTAAAGGCTGCCGAAGATAAGAAACTCTCCCTGAAAAGCGTTGAGCACTTCAATTCAATAGCAGGACACGGAGTAGAAGCTAAAATTGATGGTAGCAGTGTACTGCTTGGAACCCGCAAGCTCATGGAAGATAACAATATTGACAGTTCATCACTGAATCCTGAAATGGAGAAACTGGAGTCTCAGGGCAAGACTGCCATGATAGTTGCAATGGACGGACAGGCAATAGGACTGGTTGCTGTTGCGGATACTCTCAAGGAGAACTCAAAGGAAGCCGTTGAGAAACTTCAGAAAATGGATATTGAGGTTGTGATGATAACCGGTGACAACCGCAGGACTGCCGATGCTATTGCATCGCAGCTTGGAATTAAGAGAGTACTCTCGGAGGTTCTTCCTGGCGACAAAGCTTCTGAGATCAAAAAGCTTCAGGATGAAGGGAGAGTTGTTGCAATGGTGGGCGATGGTATCAACGATGCACCTGCACTCACACAATCCGACATTGGAATTGCAATGGGAGCCGGAACTGATATTGCAATGGAATCCGCACAAATTGTTTTGATAAAGAACGATCTCAGGGACGTACTGGCTTCTATCAGGCTCAGCCGACTGACAATGAACAAGATAAAACAGAACCTTTTCTGGGCATTCGGTTACAACAGCATCGGAATTCCCCTTGCTGCAGGACTACTTTATCCTTTCATCGGAAAGATAGTGATAACTCCTGAACTTGCTGCAGCGTTCATGGCCATGAGTTCAGTATCGGTTACAACCAACTCACTCCTGATGAAAAGAAGCAGGATCAAATAA
- a CDS encoding heavy-metal-associated domain-containing protein, producing MTTEVIKIDGMMCGHCKANVEKSIGAVAGVSEVIVDLAAKQATVTFDPDVASLDAIKEAVTDAGYTVVA from the coding sequence ATGACAACAGAAGTTATCAAGATCGATGGCATGATGTGCGGACACTGCAAGGCAAATGTGGAAAAATCTATTGGAGCCGTAGCAGGAGTAAGCGAAGTGATAGTTGACCTCGCAGCAAAACAGGCTACGGTAACATTTGACCCTGATGTTGCAAGTCTTGATGCGATCAAGGAAGCAGTAACAGATGCAGGTTACACAGTAGTAGCCTGA
- a CDS encoding restriction endonuclease, whose protein sequence is MAKWTVEHLLETDPQDFEILLSRLFSKMGYHTEVTQYSKDRGVDLVIRIENFGLVHTWHVQAKRYSNPVGVKDVREYSSIRYRDHVDGVIIVTSSSFTKEAIEEAEQHNLKLINGYLLVEMLNHYLPDECAASELQYENNTSGNQDENNGGAILKRGEQVLANENVMMGNEKFTLTITNKNIFLKRVSSGLFSKSSDIEERVELKDLLGMHCESGRMVLVTGNKKLKLYPLSSRKLQSIEETLQSMRPEYVRGEHLIISSRNGTELILLTTKRLAVLDISGEAKMDIPNKKIVGVELKGGFLKKEQLIITEDSASMMKHSLIVETPAKWKEMIEQCVRIV, encoded by the coding sequence ATGGCAAAATGGACTGTTGAACACCTGCTTGAAACCGACCCACAGGATTTTGAGATCCTGCTCTCACGGCTTTTTTCAAAGATGGGATACCACACAGAGGTCACCCAATACTCAAAAGACAGAGGAGTAGACCTTGTAATAAGAATAGAGAACTTCGGATTGGTACACACATGGCACGTTCAGGCAAAAAGATACTCAAACCCGGTTGGCGTGAAAGATGTCAGGGAATACAGCAGTATCAGGTATCGCGACCATGTTGATGGCGTTATAATCGTCACAAGTTCATCCTTTACAAAGGAAGCCATTGAAGAAGCGGAACAGCACAATCTCAAACTCATTAACGGTTACCTGCTTGTGGAGATGCTGAACCATTACCTTCCGGATGAATGCGCAGCTTCTGAACTGCAATATGAAAATAATACGTCTGGAAATCAGGACGAAAATAATGGCGGAGCAATCCTCAAAAGAGGAGAACAGGTTCTTGCAAATGAAAACGTAATGATGGGTAACGAGAAATTCACCCTCACAATCACTAACAAGAACATATTTTTGAAAAGAGTAAGTTCCGGTCTCTTCTCAAAGAGTTCAGACATCGAAGAACGTGTCGAACTCAAAGACCTTTTAGGAATGCACTGTGAATCCGGCAGGATGGTTCTTGTGACCGGAAACAAGAAGCTCAAATTATATCCTCTCAGTTCCAGGAAACTTCAATCCATTGAAGAAACATTGCAGAGCATGCGCCCGGAATACGTAAGAGGAGAACACCTGATAATTTCATCAAGAAATGGAACAGAACTCATCTTACTCACAACTAAGCGCCTTGCTGTTCTGGATATTTCAGGAGAGGCGAAGATGGATATTCCTAACAAAAAAATAGTTGGTGTGGAACTAAAAGGCGGATTCCTGAAAAAAGAACAACTGATCATAACAGAAGATTCCGCCAGCATGATGAAACATTCCCTGATTGTTGAGACTCCTGCCAAGTGGAAGGAAATGATAGAACAGTGTGTGAGAATTGTCTGA
- the trxA gene encoding thioredoxin — translation MDDIESIRQKRMQQLQQSLEKKDYPSDTVTISDASFNEFVSKYPLVLVDCWAPWCGPCRMLSPVLDELAVEMQGKVVFGKLNVDEQKMTAIKFGITSIPAMLIFKNGEFVDKLIGAVPKQNIIQKLQPYI, via the coding sequence ATGGATGACATAGAATCTATCAGGCAGAAAAGAATGCAGCAACTGCAACAGTCTCTGGAGAAGAAGGACTATCCATCAGATACTGTGACAATAAGTGATGCTTCCTTTAATGAGTTCGTGTCGAAATATCCGCTTGTTCTGGTGGACTGCTGGGCACCCTGGTGTGGTCCATGCCGCATGCTTTCCCCGGTACTTGATGAACTGGCTGTTGAAATGCAGGGCAAGGTCGTATTCGGGAAACTGAACGTTGACGAGCAGAAAATGACCGCCATAAAGTTTGGGATTACAAGCATTCCTGCAATGCTGATATTCAAAAACGGGGAGTTTGTCGATAAACTGATAGGTGCCGTACCCAAACAAAATATAATCCAGAAACTTCAACCTTACATATGA
- a CDS encoding methanogenesis marker 14 protein, which yields MSHKPRIAESPSVRLLDLKDKSKSYFIVASVEVGNTTTKCILTATNLEDGKTRLVKKTVSMTRDVRPPKPGEEVFGRTLNGVELTRESVGELVKDTLLGAVKDANLDIKTDVHFVVRSTGVVAGFDSPDEVGEFIKALADGCLLAGVPPNRMTPPMSLSNIPDRFQKYSKLEKVIFDGAVASVTPPVGATGVEIVANEMEGELATAGIKEGAKWVDVDFRNPCMSMDFGTTLDGRIISPDLPYAKTIGNFCGYAGAIPDTIIKGTGMVDSKKGTALDVFDGKSLDGIALKLKSKTIHEYADKILSYIIIEKVPKGRTRYGSVPVNSEAADAINVVLIGCDVGENGTDMDKLAALGAEIYEKHNVKVLFAVIDEVMARVVQRLVKVAQDEGLVFEDSAIGITGRAGITGNKPKLVLKYLHELGINHNIEEHVVFVDDGLARGAAVMARCMNSLGTTFNPLGGHRGGKCILAQRIKLQNK from the coding sequence ATGTCACACAAACCAAGAATTGCAGAAAGCCCTTCTGTCCGCTTACTTGACTTAAAGGACAAATCAAAATCATATTTCATCGTAGCTTCAGTGGAAGTCGGTAACACCACAACCAAATGTATCCTTACCGCAACCAACCTTGAAGACGGAAAAACCCGTCTTGTCAAAAAGACCGTCAGCATGACAAGGGATGTCCGTCCTCCTAAACCCGGGGAAGAGGTTTTTGGAAGAACACTTAACGGTGTTGAACTGACAAGGGAATCCGTTGGCGAACTTGTAAAGGATACTCTCCTTGGAGCCGTCAAGGACGCAAATCTTGATATTAAGACCGACGTTCATTTTGTAGTCCGCTCAACTGGTGTTGTTGCGGGTTTTGATTCCCCTGATGAGGTTGGAGAATTCATCAAGGCATTGGCAGACGGGTGTCTTCTGGCAGGTGTTCCACCAAACAGAATGACACCACCAATGTCCCTGTCAAATATCCCTGACAGGTTCCAGAAATACTCCAAACTTGAGAAGGTCATATTTGACGGTGCAGTGGCAAGTGTAACTCCTCCTGTCGGTGCAACAGGTGTTGAGATAGTTGCTAACGAAATGGAAGGTGAGCTTGCAACAGCCGGTATCAAGGAAGGTGCAAAGTGGGTTGATGTTGATTTCCGCAATCCTTGCATGTCAATGGACTTCGGTACGACCCTTGACGGCAGGATAATCAGCCCTGACCTTCCATATGCAAAGACAATCGGAAACTTCTGTGGATATGCAGGCGCAATTCCTGATACTATCATTAAAGGAACCGGCATGGTAGATTCTAAAAAAGGTACCGCACTTGATGTTTTCGATGGCAAGTCACTTGATGGCATCGCCCTTAAACTGAAAAGCAAGACCATACACGAATATGCGGATAAGATACTGAGTTACATTATCATTGAGAAGGTGCCAAAAGGCCGCACAAGATATGGTAGTGTACCTGTCAATTCCGAAGCTGCTGATGCCATAAATGTAGTTCTTATCGGTTGTGATGTAGGTGAGAACGGTACTGATATGGATAAGCTTGCAGCTCTTGGTGCTGAGATATACGAAAAGCATAACGTAAAGGTTCTGTTTGCTGTCATTGATGAAGTAATGGCACGTGTTGTACAGCGTCTTGTAAAGGTTGCACAGGATGAAGGTCTTGTCTTTGAGGACAGTGCAATAGGTATCACCGGAAGGGCAGGTATCACCGGAAACAAGCCAAAGCTGGTGCTCAAATATCTCCACGAGCTTGGAATTAACCACAATATCGAAGAACATGTGGTATTCGTGGATGATGGTCTTGCGCGCGGCGCGGCTGTAATGGCAAGGTGTATGAATTCCCTTGGAACAACCTTTAACCCATTGGGCGGTCACCGGGGTGGAAAGTGCATCCTGGCACAGCGTATCAAATTGCAGAACAAGTAA